A window from Pseudomonas kribbensis encodes these proteins:
- the algK gene encoding alginate biosynthesis TPR repeat lipoprotein AlgK, giving the protein MPVTSPIRILPVPLTLAMAIALAGCAGLPDQRLANEALKRGDTATAAQNYRALADLGYSEAQVGLADIQVDSRDPAQIKQAEATYRAAADVSPRAQARLGRLLVAKPGSTEAEHHEAETLLKKAAANGEGNTLIPLAMLYLQYPHSFPNINAQQQIDQWRKSGYPEAGLAQVLLYRTQGTYDQHLDDVEKICKAALHTTDICYVELATVYQKRAQPDQQAELIKQMQAGYSRGSVTAQRVDSVARVLADSTLGKTDEKTAQSLLEPIAPGYPASWVTLAQLLYDFPELGDVDQMMKYLDNGRAADQPRAELLLGKLYYEGKLVPADAKVAEEHFQKAVGREVAADYYLGQIYRRGYLGKVYPQKALDHLLTAARNGQNSADFAIAQLFSQGKGTQPDPLNAYVFSQLAKAQNTPQADELATTLAAQLPPERLAEAQRLLQQEQASRGALNQNTLQLHALQEEDGEEKL; this is encoded by the coding sequence ATGCCCGTGACGAGCCCTATCAGAATCCTGCCGGTCCCGCTGACGCTGGCCATGGCAATCGCTTTGGCCGGTTGCGCCGGCCTGCCCGACCAGCGTCTGGCCAACGAAGCGCTGAAGCGCGGCGACACCGCGACCGCCGCGCAGAACTACCGTGCGCTGGCCGATCTGGGTTACAGCGAAGCTCAGGTTGGCCTTGCCGACATCCAGGTCGACAGCCGCGATCCCGCGCAGATCAAACAGGCCGAGGCGACCTATCGCGCAGCGGCCGATGTGTCGCCGCGTGCCCAGGCCCGACTCGGTCGCTTGCTGGTGGCCAAGCCCGGCTCCACCGAAGCCGAGCATCACGAAGCCGAAACCCTGCTGAAGAAAGCCGCTGCCAACGGCGAAGGCAACACGCTGATCCCGTTGGCGATGCTGTACCTGCAATACCCGCACAGTTTCCCGAACATCAACGCCCAGCAGCAGATCGATCAGTGGCGCAAATCCGGTTACCCGGAAGCCGGCCTGGCGCAGGTGCTGCTGTATCGCACCCAGGGCACTTACGACCAGCATCTGGATGACGTGGAAAAGATCTGCAAGGCCGCACTGCACACCACCGACATCTGCTACGTCGAACTGGCCACGGTCTATCAGAAACGTGCCCAGCCGGACCAGCAAGCCGAGCTGATCAAGCAAATGCAGGCCGGTTACAGCCGTGGCAGCGTCACGGCCCAGCGCGTGGACTCCGTTGCCCGTGTGCTCGCCGACTCGACCCTCGGCAAGACCGACGAAAAAACCGCGCAATCGCTGCTCGAACCGATCGCACCGGGCTACCCGGCCTCGTGGGTGACGCTGGCGCAACTGCTCTACGACTTCCCGGAACTGGGCGACGTCGACCAGATGATGAAGTACCTCGACAACGGCCGCGCCGCCGATCAGCCCCGCGCCGAGCTGTTGCTGGGCAAGCTCTACTACGAAGGCAAACTGGTGCCGGCCGACGCGAAAGTCGCCGAGGAACATTTCCAGAAAGCCGTCGGCCGCGAAGTCGCCGCCGACTACTACCTCGGCCAGATCTACCGCCGTGGCTACCTGGGCAAGGTCTATCCGCAGAAGGCTCTCGACCATCTGCTGACTGCCGCGCGCAACGGCCAGAACAGCGCCGATTTCGCCATTGCCCAGCTGTTTTCCCAAGGCAAGGGCACCCAGCCCGACCCACTCAATGCCTATGTGTTCAGCCAGTTGGCCAAGGCGCAAAACACCCCGCAAGCCGATGAACTGGCGACCACCCTCGCGGCGCAATTGCCCCCCGAGCGCCTGGCCGAAGCCCAGCGCCTGTTGCAACAGGAACAGGCCAGCCGTGGCGCCCTGAATCAGAACACGCTGCAACTGCACGCCCTGCAAGAAGAAGACGGCGAGGAAAAATTATGA
- a CDS encoding alginate biosynthesis protein Alg44 → MNTAVNVNVVHESEAQRQHARVKIPAKLRFFGPDRTPVEARVIDLSAGGLAFNAGQLPLTVGQVYKARLQFVIDNLGIAMDVELQVRSYDRQTGRAGCQFQNLEPQDISTLRHLITSHLAGDIVSIGEVLATLQRDNFTKARKVKDGGHGMTPFGRLKAVTFSAGIFAIGLVAAGFVFKSVYSMYFVSHAQAGLVSVPGMNITMPRDGTVQSLVKSDGVAAKGAPLATFSTSMLDVLKGHLDEDQLQPAKVEELFGKQMTGTLTSPCDCTVAQQLVADGQYASKGDVIFTLVPRNTQATVDARFSYRQFGDVRPGTPVSFQIAGEDKTRTGKIISSTSLKSADLSSDIRVQIQPDEPLDSTFAGRPVEVNSDRGPNLNWLIDKAMAAGL, encoded by the coding sequence ATGAATACCGCCGTCAACGTCAACGTAGTGCATGAATCCGAAGCCCAGCGCCAGCACGCCCGGGTGAAAATCCCGGCCAAGCTGCGGTTCTTCGGCCCTGACCGCACACCGGTCGAAGCGCGGGTCATCGACCTGTCCGCCGGTGGTCTGGCGTTCAATGCCGGGCAACTGCCGCTGACCGTCGGCCAGGTGTACAAGGCGCGCCTGCAATTCGTCATCGACAACCTCGGCATCGCCATGGACGTTGAACTGCAAGTGCGCTCTTACGACCGCCAGACCGGCCGCGCCGGTTGCCAGTTCCAGAACCTCGAGCCGCAGGACATTTCGACCCTGCGCCACCTGATCACTTCGCACTTGGCCGGCGACATCGTCAGCATCGGCGAAGTGCTGGCGACCCTGCAGCGCGACAACTTCACCAAGGCGCGCAAGGTCAAGGACGGCGGCCACGGCATGACCCCGTTCGGTCGCCTGAAAGCCGTGACCTTCAGCGCCGGTATCTTCGCGATCGGCCTCGTGGCAGCGGGTTTCGTCTTCAAATCGGTGTACAGCATGTATTTCGTCAGCCACGCACAGGCCGGTCTGGTCAGCGTGCCGGGGATGAACATCACCATGCCCCGCGACGGCACCGTGCAGAGCCTGGTGAAGTCCGACGGCGTCGCCGCCAAGGGCGCACCGCTGGCGACTTTCAGCACCAGCATGCTCGACGTGCTCAAGGGCCATCTGGACGAAGATCAACTGCAACCGGCAAAGGTTGAAGAGCTGTTCGGCAAGCAGATGACCGGCACTCTCACCTCGCCGTGCGATTGCACCGTGGCCCAGCAACTGGTGGCTGACGGTCAGTACGCGAGCAAGGGCGACGTGATCTTCACCTTGGTACCGCGCAACACCCAGGCCACCGTCGATGCGCGCTTCTCCTATCGCCAGTTCGGCGACGTGCGTCCGGGCACCCCGGTGAGCTTCCAGATCGCCGGCGAAGACAAGACCCGCACCGGCAAGATCATCAGCAGCACCAGCCTGAAAAGCGCCGACCTGTCCTCCGACATCCGCGTGCAGATCCAGCCTGACGAGCCGCTGGACAGCACCTTCGCCGGCCGCCCGGTGGAAGTGAACAGCGACCGTGGCCCGAACCTGAACTGGCTGATCGACAAAGCCATGGCTGCCGGTCTTTAA
- the alg8 gene encoding mannuronan synthase has protein sequence MSKLKHFFLQSAGWLLFLSLLMGLALMLPESTFDSESKDFIFLIGAVGIWRYSMGATHFVRGMIFLYIVYPHLRRKVRKLGKAADPSHVFLMVTSFRIDALTTAQVYSSVIREAIDCELPTTVVCSIVEMSDELLVKALWARMNPPDRVKLDFVRIPGTGKRDGLAYGFRAISRHLPDDRAVVAVIDGDTVLAEGVVRKTVPWFQMFGNVGGLTTNEFCEVRGGYIMSEWHKLRFAQRHINMCSMALSKRVLTMTGRMSVFRASVVTNPDFIADVESDSLQHWRLGRFKFLTGDDKSSWFSLMRLGYDTFYVPDAAINTVEHPPEKSFIKASRKLMFRWYGNNLRQNSRALGLGVKRLGAFTSVVLFDQRVSMWTSLLGLTVAIIASFKYGGAFILAYLLWIGITRLILTLLLSCSGHRIGPAYPVILYYNQIVGALVKIYVFFRLDQQSWTRQPTSLTRDLASFQRWFNTWSSRTMTFSAGSIFVAVLLMMV, from the coding sequence ATGTCCAAGCTCAAACATTTTTTTCTGCAATCCGCCGGCTGGCTTTTGTTTCTGAGCCTGCTGATGGGCCTGGCCCTGATGCTGCCCGAGTCCACGTTCGACTCCGAGTCGAAGGACTTCATTTTCCTGATTGGCGCCGTGGGTATCTGGCGCTACTCGATGGGTGCAACGCACTTTGTGCGCGGCATGATCTTTCTCTACATCGTCTACCCGCACCTGCGCCGCAAGGTTCGCAAGCTGGGCAAGGCGGCGGACCCGTCCCATGTGTTTCTGATGGTCACCAGTTTCCGCATCGACGCGTTGACCACCGCGCAGGTTTACAGCTCGGTGATCCGCGAAGCCATCGACTGCGAACTGCCGACCACCGTGGTTTGCTCCATCGTTGAAATGTCCGATGAGCTGCTGGTCAAGGCACTGTGGGCGCGGATGAATCCGCCGGACCGGGTCAAGCTCGACTTCGTGCGCATTCCCGGCACCGGCAAACGCGATGGCCTGGCCTACGGCTTCCGTGCGATCTCCCGTCACCTGCCGGACGACCGCGCCGTGGTGGCCGTGATCGACGGCGACACCGTGCTCGCCGAAGGCGTGGTGCGCAAGACCGTGCCGTGGTTCCAGATGTTCGGCAATGTCGGTGGCCTGACCACCAACGAATTCTGCGAAGTGCGCGGCGGCTACATCATGAGCGAGTGGCACAAGCTGCGTTTCGCCCAGCGCCACATCAACATGTGCTCGATGGCCCTGTCCAAGCGCGTGCTGACCATGACCGGCCGGATGTCGGTGTTCCGTGCCTCCGTGGTGACCAACCCGGACTTCATCGCCGACGTCGAAAGCGACTCGCTGCAACACTGGCGACTGGGCCGCTTCAAGTTCCTGACCGGCGACGACAAGTCGAGCTGGTTCAGCCTGATGCGCCTGGGCTACGACACCTTCTACGTGCCGGACGCGGCGATCAATACCGTTGAACACCCGCCGGAAAAGAGCTTCATCAAGGCCAGTCGCAAACTGATGTTCCGCTGGTACGGCAACAACCTGCGGCAGAACTCGCGAGCCCTGGGCCTGGGTGTGAAACGCCTCGGCGCCTTCACCTCGGTGGTGCTGTTCGACCAGCGTGTATCGATGTGGACCTCGCTGCTGGGCCTGACAGTGGCGATCATCGCCAGCTTCAAATACGGCGGCGCGTTCATCCTCGCCTACCTGCTGTGGATCGGCATCACCCGCCTGATTCTGACGCTGCTGCTGTCGTGTTCCGGTCACCGCATCGGCCCGGCCTACCCGGTGATTCTCTATTACAACCAGATCGTCGGTGCGCTGGTGAAGATCTACGTGTTCTTCCGCCTCGACCAGCAATCCTGGACTCGCCAGCCCACTTCCCTGACCCGTGATCTCGCCAGCTTTCAACGTTGGTTCAACACCTGGTCGTCTCGGACCATGACCTTCTCCGCCGGCAGCATTTTCGTCGCCGTGCTGCTGATGATGGTCTGA
- a CDS encoding nucleotide sugar dehydrogenase, which translates to MRISIFGLGYVGAVCAGCLSARGHDVVGVDVAKDKIDMINAGKSPIVEPGLGELLAQGIETGRLRGTTNFAEAIRDTDLSMICVGTPSKKNGDLELNYIEAVCREIGFVLREKSTRHTIVVRSTVLPGTVANVVIPILEDCSGKKAGVDFGVAVNPEFLRESTAIADYDLPPMTVIGEFDKASGDVLQSLYEELDAPIIRKDIAVAEMIKYTCNVWHATKVTFANEIGNIAKAVGVDGREVMDVVCQDKTLNLSQYYMRPGFAFGGSCLPKDVRALTYRAGSLDVEAPLLNSLMRSNESQVQNAFDIVESHDKRKVALLGLSFKAGTDDLRESPLVELAEMLIGKGYDLSIYDSNVQYARVHGANKDYIESKIPHVSSLLNADFDSVIDNSDVIILGNRDEKFRSLAQQAPHGKQVIDLVGFMAKATDAGTRTEGICW; encoded by the coding sequence ATGCGCATCAGCATATTTGGTTTGGGTTACGTCGGTGCAGTCTGCGCCGGTTGCCTGTCTGCACGGGGCCATGACGTGGTTGGCGTCGATGTTGCCAAAGACAAGATCGACATGATCAACGCTGGCAAATCCCCCATTGTCGAACCGGGCCTGGGCGAGTTGCTGGCGCAAGGGATCGAGACCGGTCGTCTGCGCGGCACGACCAACTTCGCCGAGGCGATTCGCGACACCGACCTGTCGATGATCTGCGTCGGCACGCCGAGCAAGAAGAACGGCGACCTGGAACTGAACTACATCGAAGCAGTGTGCCGCGAGATCGGTTTTGTCCTGCGTGAAAAATCCACCCGTCACACCATCGTGGTGCGCAGCACCGTACTGCCGGGCACCGTGGCCAACGTGGTGATCCCGATTCTCGAAGACTGCTCCGGCAAGAAGGCCGGCGTCGATTTCGGCGTGGCGGTCAACCCTGAGTTCCTGCGTGAGTCCACCGCGATCGCCGACTACGACCTGCCACCGATGACCGTCATCGGCGAGTTCGACAAGGCCTCGGGCGACGTTCTGCAATCGCTGTACGAAGAACTCGACGCACCGATCATCCGCAAGGACATCGCCGTCGCCGAGATGATCAAGTACACCTGCAACGTCTGGCACGCGACCAAAGTGACCTTCGCCAACGAGATCGGCAACATCGCCAAAGCGGTGGGCGTCGATGGCCGTGAAGTGATGGACGTGGTCTGCCAGGACAAGACCCTCAACCTGTCCCAGTACTACATGCGCCCGGGCTTCGCCTTCGGCGGCTCGTGCCTGCCAAAGGACGTGCGTGCCCTGACCTACCGCGCCGGTTCCCTGGACGTGGAAGCACCGCTGCTCAACTCGCTGATGCGCAGCAACGAATCGCAAGTGCAGAACGCCTTCGACATCGTTGAAAGCCACGACAAACGCAAAGTCGCCTTGCTCGGCCTGAGCTTCAAGGCCGGCACCGACGACCTGCGCGAAAGCCCGCTGGTGGAACTGGCCGAGATGCTGATCGGCAAGGGTTACGACCTGAGCATCTACGACAGCAACGTCCAGTACGCCCGTGTCCACGGCGCGAACAAGGATTACATCGAGTCGAAGATCCCCCACGTGTCGTCCCTGCTCAACGCGGATTTCGACTCGGTGATCGACAACTCCGACGTGATCATCCTCGGCAACCGCGACGAGAAGTTCCGCTCCCTGGCTCAACAGGCACCGCACGGCAAACAGGTCATCGACCTGGTCGGTTTCATGGCCAAGGCCACCGATGCCGGCACCCGCACCGAAGGGATCTGCTGGTAA
- the yaaA gene encoding peroxide stress protein YaaA, translated as MLMVISPAKTLDYETPPATQRFTQPQYLDHSQELIQQLRELTPAQISELMHVSDKIGGLNAARFGSWTPAFTPANAKQALLAFKGDVYTGLDAQSFSEADFDYAQQHLRMLSGLYGLLRPLDLMQPYRLEMGTKLANARGKDLYAFWGTRISEWLNEALADQGDDVLLNLASNEYFSAVKRTALNARIINTEFKDLKNGQYKIISFYAKKARGLMSRFVIQERINDPAALKQFDVQGYRYSAEQSKPDNLVFLRDHAPE; from the coding sequence ATGCTGATGGTGATTTCCCCCGCCAAGACCCTCGATTACGAAACACCGCCGGCGACCCAGCGCTTCACCCAGCCGCAATACCTCGACCATTCCCAGGAGCTGATCCAGCAGTTGCGCGAACTGACGCCTGCCCAGATCAGCGAACTGATGCACGTTTCCGACAAGATCGGCGGCCTCAATGCTGCACGCTTCGGCAGCTGGACACCGGCGTTCACCCCGGCCAACGCCAAGCAGGCACTGCTGGCCTTCAAGGGTGACGTCTACACCGGGCTCGACGCCCAGAGCTTCAGCGAAGCCGATTTCGATTACGCGCAACAGCACCTGCGCATGCTCTCCGGCCTTTACGGCCTGCTGCGCCCGCTCGACCTGATGCAGCCGTATCGGCTGGAAATGGGCACCAAACTGGCCAACGCCCGGGGCAAGGACTTGTACGCGTTCTGGGGCACGCGCATCAGCGAATGGCTGAACGAAGCGCTGGCCGACCAGGGCGATGACGTGCTGCTGAACCTGGCGTCCAACGAGTACTTCTCGGCGGTTAAACGCACAGCCCTGAACGCGCGGATCATCAACACCGAGTTCAAGGACCTGAAGAACGGCCAGTACAAGATCATCAGTTTCTACGCCAAGAAAGCCCGTGGCCTGATGAGCCGCTTCGTGATCCAGGAACGCATCAACGATCCGGCGGCCCTCAAACAGTTCGATGTGCAGGGCTATCGCTACAGCGCCGAGCAATCAAAACCGGACAATCTGGTGTTTCTGCGCGATCACGCACCCGAATAA
- a CDS encoding polysaccharide deacetylase family protein, with amino-acid sequence MRIVLLFTVWLLSFGAVAAPGDIATLDRSTWPEKLDNPTLFDVASRAEVLMFARGLLGSEALDEAALAQRLGLRTVNLEAINSLRERLWQRLLTSYNYAQQSCDQDASFCFLVEDLPTLREQAAKFVVSEESYYTKWAEPSRIFHQQYLDELLRKAALSPQTTSEVDHFGDYERNGDDMHDRLFLLSFDSAANLQPDNTEWLADYLRKANLSGTFFMLGKDIQARLTEHSVSNLQSLFSRQCVGVQGWEFRSHSHWQDWQDSVRRSADLVKNKLPENYVPLFRPPEGQRRSDAGSFLRNQGLQVALWDIDAQDGAGKLKGNPSAQRVLTLMLLWRHGVINFNMKQDAVKTALPWLITQTAQSGIGWEDCQDAFR; translated from the coding sequence TTGCGCATTGTTCTTTTATTCACCGTGTGGCTGTTGAGCTTCGGGGCCGTCGCGGCGCCGGGTGATATTGCCACGCTCGATCGCAGCACCTGGCCGGAGAAACTCGACAACCCGACCCTGTTCGACGTCGCCTCCCGGGCGGAAGTCCTGATGTTCGCCCGGGGCCTGCTGGGCAGTGAAGCACTGGATGAGGCCGCGCTGGCCCAGCGTCTGGGGCTGCGCACGGTCAATCTGGAGGCGATCAACAGTCTGCGCGAGCGTCTGTGGCAGCGTTTGCTGACCAGCTACAACTATGCCCAGCAGAGCTGCGATCAGGACGCTTCCTTCTGCTTCCTCGTCGAAGACCTGCCGACCCTGCGCGAGCAGGCGGCCAAGTTCGTGGTCAGCGAGGAAAGCTATTACACGAAGTGGGCCGAGCCGAGCCGGATCTTCCATCAGCAGTATCTGGATGAACTGCTGCGCAAGGCGGCGTTGTCGCCGCAGACCACCAGCGAAGTCGATCATTTCGGTGACTACGAGCGCAACGGCGACGACATGCATGACCGCTTGTTCCTGTTGAGTTTCGACAGCGCTGCCAACCTGCAGCCGGACAACACCGAATGGCTTGCCGACTACCTGCGCAAGGCAAACCTGAGTGGTACGTTCTTCATGTTGGGCAAGGACATTCAGGCGCGACTGACCGAACATTCTGTCAGCAACCTGCAATCACTCTTCTCGCGGCAATGCGTTGGCGTACAGGGCTGGGAATTCCGTTCCCACAGCCACTGGCAGGACTGGCAGGATTCGGTGCGCCGCAGCGCCGATCTGGTCAAGAACAAGCTACCGGAAAACTACGTACCGCTATTCCGCCCACCTGAGGGGCAGCGCCGCAGTGATGCCGGCAGTTTCTTGCGCAATCAGGGCCTGCAAGTGGCGCTGTGGGACATCGATGCCCAGGACGGCGCCGGCAAGCTCAAGGGCAATCCCAGCGCGCAGCGGGTGCTGACCCTGATGCTGTTGTGGCGGCACGGAGTGATCAATTTCAACATGAAGCAGGACGCGGTGAAGACAGCGTTGCCGTGGCTGATCACGCAGACCGCGCAAAGCGGCATCGGCTGGGAAGACTGTCAGGACGCTTTTCGCTGA
- a CDS encoding PhoH family protein, producing MDDHGRSPSSNQPILYVLDTNVLIHDPNALLNFEEHHVAIPMTVLEELDKLKSGHHSVAAECRQAIRLIDKTLGDASPEDVEQGVPIQRGKGGPKGLLSILMSKQAESNLILPEHLNDNKIINQLIDLHTRDPKKPVVLVTKDINMRLKARACGIDAEDYSTDQLVDDVSLLPNGYHNMTGSFWDRVSKVETRQDHGRTWHQVQLIDNLPAVHINEFIIDEQGFVGWIKEIEEDRLLILDLHQEPLLHQEAWGLKPRDIYQSLALYALLDPDIHLVNLSGAAGSGKTILALAAAIEQTMVSKRYRRIIATRSVQGLDQEIGFLPGTEAEKMEPWLGAITDNLEALHMDDENTHGSVDYILSKVPLQFKSLNYIRGRSFQQSLILIDECQNLTPHQMKTIITRAGAGSKVVCLGNLAQIDTPYLSATSSGLTYLTERFKDFPNGVHITLQGVPRSILAEYAESHL from the coding sequence ATGGATGATCACGGACGTAGCCCTTCCTCCAACCAGCCAATCCTTTATGTACTCGATACCAACGTACTGATTCACGATCCAAACGCCCTGCTGAATTTCGAAGAACACCACGTCGCGATCCCGATGACCGTGCTTGAAGAGCTGGACAAGCTCAAGAGCGGGCATCACAGCGTGGCCGCCGAATGCCGCCAGGCCATCCGGCTGATCGACAAGACGTTGGGCGATGCCTCGCCCGAAGACGTCGAGCAAGGGGTGCCGATCCAGCGCGGAAAGGGCGGGCCTAAAGGTTTGCTGTCAATTCTGATGAGCAAACAGGCCGAATCGAACCTGATTCTGCCCGAGCACCTGAACGACAACAAAATCATCAACCAGTTGATCGATCTGCACACCCGCGATCCGAAGAAACCGGTGGTGCTGGTCACCAAAGACATCAACATGCGCCTCAAGGCGCGGGCCTGCGGGATCGACGCCGAGGACTACAGCACCGACCAGTTGGTAGATGACGTGTCCCTGCTGCCCAACGGCTATCACAACATGACCGGCTCCTTCTGGGACCGCGTGAGCAAGGTCGAAACCCGTCAGGACCATGGCCGCACCTGGCACCAGGTGCAACTGATCGACAACCTGCCAGCCGTGCACATCAACGAGTTCATCATCGATGAGCAGGGCTTTGTCGGCTGGATCAAGGAGATTGAAGAGGACCGTCTGCTGATCCTCGATCTGCACCAGGAACCGCTGCTGCATCAGGAAGCCTGGGGCCTCAAGCCGCGTGACATCTATCAGAGCCTGGCGCTGTACGCCTTGCTCGACCCGGACATTCACCTGGTCAACCTGTCCGGTGCCGCCGGTTCCGGCAAGACCATCCTGGCGCTGGCAGCTGCGATCGAGCAGACCATGGTCAGCAAGCGTTATCGTCGCATCATCGCCACCCGCAGCGTGCAGGGCCTGGACCAGGAAATCGGCTTCCTGCCCGGCACCGAAGCGGAAAAAATGGAGCCTTGGCTGGGCGCCATCACCGACAACCTCGAAGCCTTGCACATGGATGACGAAAACACCCATGGCAGCGTCGACTACATCCTCAGCAAAGTGCCGTTGCAGTTCAAATCGCTCAACTACATTCGCGGTCGAAGCTTCCAGCAGAGCCTGATCCTGATCGACGAATGCCAGAACCTCACGCCGCACCAGATGAAAACCATCATCACCCGGGCCGGCGCCGGTTCCAAAGTGGTGTGCCTGGGCAACCTGGCACAGATCGATACCCCTTATCTGTCCGCGACCAGTTCCGGGCTGACCTACCTGACCGAACGCTTCAAAGACTTCCCCAACGGCGTACATATCACGCTGCAAGGGGTGCCTCGCTCGATTCTGGCCGAATACGCCGAATCCCATCTGTAA
- the moaC gene encoding cyclic pyranopterin monophosphate synthase MoaC has translation MLTHLDSQGRANMVDVTEKAVTFREATAQALVRMLPDTLQMIVSGGHPKGDVFAVARIAGIQAAKKTSDLIPLCHPLMLTGVKVELSAEGDDAVRIVARCKLSGQTGVEMEALTAASVAALTIYDMCKAVDRGMTIESVRLLEKVGGKSGHFQAEQP, from the coding sequence GTGCTGACTCATCTCGATTCCCAAGGTCGCGCCAACATGGTCGACGTCACCGAAAAAGCCGTGACGTTCCGCGAGGCGACGGCCCAAGCGCTGGTGCGCATGCTGCCCGACACTTTGCAGATGATCGTCAGCGGCGGCCATCCCAAGGGCGACGTGTTCGCCGTGGCGCGCATCGCCGGCATTCAGGCGGCGAAGAAAACCAGTGACCTGATTCCCCTGTGCCATCCGCTGATGCTCACAGGCGTCAAGGTCGAACTCAGCGCCGAAGGCGACGACGCCGTGCGCATCGTGGCCCGTTGCAAACTGTCCGGGCAGACCGGCGTCGAGATGGAAGCGCTGACCGCCGCCAGCGTCGCCGCGCTGACGATCTACGACATGTGCAAGGCCGTGGATCGCGGCATGACCATCGAAAGCGTGCGCCTGCTGGAGAAGGTCGGCGGCAAGAGCGGGCATTTCCAGGCGGAGCAGCCATGA
- the moaD gene encoding molybdopterin converting factor subunit 1, with protein sequence MNLTVKFFARYREALGVDSVKVEGDFATVEDVRALLAKRDGAEVLSEQNLMCARNEDLCQLDEPVVDGDEVAFFPTVTGG encoded by the coding sequence ATGAACCTGACCGTGAAGTTTTTTGCCCGTTACCGCGAGGCCTTGGGTGTGGATTCGGTGAAGGTCGAAGGTGATTTCGCGACGGTCGAAGACGTGCGTGCATTGCTCGCCAAGCGTGACGGCGCCGAGGTACTGAGCGAACAGAACCTGATGTGCGCGCGGAACGAAGATTTGTGCCAGCTCGACGAGCCAGTGGTCGATGGCGACGAAGTGGCGTTTTTCCCCACCGTGACCGGAGGCTGA
- the moaE gene encoding molybdopterin synthase catalytic subunit MoaE: MAIRVQSTTFDPGAEVNAMHAANVGVGAVVSFVGYVRDFNDGLDVAGMFLEHYPGMTEKALGKIAVEAEQRWPLLKLEVLHRIGALEPGEPIVFVGAASAHRQAAFDACAFVMDYLKTRAPFWKKENTSDGPRWVEGRDSDHAAADRWKQ, encoded by the coding sequence ATGGCGATTCGTGTGCAGTCCACGACGTTCGATCCCGGTGCTGAAGTCAACGCGATGCACGCGGCCAATGTCGGCGTCGGCGCGGTGGTGAGTTTTGTCGGCTACGTGCGCGATTTCAACGATGGGCTCGATGTCGCCGGAATGTTCCTCGAACACTATCCGGGCATGACCGAAAAGGCTCTGGGCAAGATCGCCGTCGAGGCCGAACAGCGCTGGCCGCTGTTGAAGCTGGAAGTGCTGCACCGCATCGGCGCGCTGGAACCGGGCGAACCGATCGTGTTCGTCGGTGCCGCCAGCGCTCATCGTCAGGCGGCATTCGACGCCTGCGCCTTCGTCATGGATTACCTGAAAACCCGCGCGCCGTTCTGGAAGAAAGAGAACACCAGCGACGGCCCGCGCTGGGTCGAAGGTCGTGACAGCGATCATGCGGCGGCGGATCGCTGGAAGCAGTAA
- a CDS encoding ABC transporter substrate-binding protein, whose amino-acid sequence MKKLPLITGLALSLLACSSVFAAEKTLRIGIEAAYPPFASKTDQGEIVGFDYDIGNALCAQMQVKCVWVEGEFDGLIPSLKVKKIDMALSSMTINEDRKKSVDFTHKYYFTSSRLVMKEGATVDDQYASLKGKTVGVQRATTTDRYATEVFEPKGINVKRYGNNEEIYMDLAAGRLDAIFADTIPLTDFLSMPRGKGYSFVGPELKDPKYVGEGAGIAVRKGNTELVSQLNTAIDGIRASGEYQKISEKYFKSDIYGD is encoded by the coding sequence ATGAAGAAACTCCCCCTCATCACCGGTCTGGCGCTGAGCCTGTTGGCGTGCAGCAGCGTGTTTGCCGCCGAGAAAACCCTGCGCATCGGTATCGAAGCGGCCTATCCGCCCTTCGCCTCAAAGACCGACCAGGGTGAAATCGTCGGTTTCGACTACGACATCGGCAATGCCCTGTGCGCGCAGATGCAGGTCAAATGTGTGTGGGTCGAGGGCGAGTTCGACGGTCTGATTCCTTCCCTGAAAGTGAAGAAAATCGACATGGCGCTGTCGTCCATGACCATCAATGAAGACCGCAAGAAGTCCGTGGACTTCACCCACAAGTACTATTTCACCTCGTCGCGGCTGGTGATGAAGGAAGGCGCCACGGTGGATGATCAGTACGCCAGCCTCAAGGGCAAGACCGTGGGCGTGCAGCGTGCGACCACCACCGACCGTTATGCCACCGAGGTGTTCGAGCCCAAGGGCATCAACGTCAAGCGCTATGGCAACAACGAAGAAATCTACATGGACCTGGCGGCCGGCCGTCTCGACGCGATCTTCGCCGATACCATTCCGCTGACCGACTTCCTGTCGATGCCACGCGGCAAAGGTTACTCCTTCGTCGGGCCTGAGCTTAAAGACCCGAAATACGTGGGTGAAGGCGCCGGGATCGCGGTGCGCAAGGGCAACACCGAACTTGTCAGCCAGTTGAATACCGCCATCGACGGCATTCGCGCCAGTGGCGAGTATCAGAAGATTTCCGAGAAGTACTTCAAGTCCGACATCTACGGCGACTGA